One region of Sus scrofa isolate TJ Tabasco breed Duroc chromosome 3, Sscrofa11.1, whole genome shotgun sequence genomic DNA includes:
- the KCTD5 gene encoding BTB/POZ domain-containing protein KCTD5 encodes MAESHCELLPPAPGGLGAGLGGSLCRRCSAGLGTLAQRPGNVSKWVRLNVGGTYFLTTRQTLCRDPKSFLYRLCQADPDLDSDKDETGAYLIDRDPTYFGPVLNYLRHGKLVINKDLAEEGVLEEAEFYNITSLIKLVKDKIRERDSKTSQVPVKHVYRVLQCQEEELTQMVSTMSDGWKFEQLVNIGSSYNYGSEDQSEFLCVVSKELHNSPYGTASEPSEKAKILQERGSRM; translated from the exons ATGGCGGAGAGTCACTGCGAGCTGCTGCCGCCGGCCCCGGGCGGCctcggggcggggctggggggcagcCTGTGCCGCCGCTGCAGCGCGGGGCTCGGCACCTTGGCCCAGCGCCCCGGCAACGTGTCCAAATGGGTCCGGCTCAACGTCGGCGGCACCTACTTCCTCACCACTCGGCAGACGCTGTGCCGGGATCCGAAATCCTTCCTGTACCGTTTGTGCCAGGCCGACCCCGACCTGGACTCGGACAAG GACGAAACGGGTGCCTATTTAATCGACAGAGACCCCACCTATTTCGGGCCCGTGCTGAACTACCTGAGACACGGAAAGCTGGTCATTAACAAAGACCTTGCTGAGGAAG ggGTGTTGGAGGAAGCGGAATTTTACAATATCACCTCACTAATTAAACTTGTAAAGGACAAAATTAGAGAACGAGACAGCAAAACATCACAG GTGCCGGTGAAGCACGTGTACCGCGTGCTGCAGTGTCAGGAGGAGGAGCTCACGCAGATGGTCTCCACCATGTCCGATGGCTGGAAGTTCGAGCAG ctgGTGAACATCGGCTCCTCCTACAACTACGGGAGCGAGGACCAGTCCGAGTTCCTCTGCGTGGTCTCCAAGGAGCTGCACAACTCCCCGTATGGCACGGCCAGCGAGCCCAGCGAGAAGGCCAAG ATCTTGCAAGAACGGGGTTCGAGGATGTGA